A part of Emcibacter nanhaiensis genomic DNA contains:
- a CDS encoding RidA family protein: MTIERLGRPPVLADGTVVPLSPAIKAGNNLYLSGVLPFRADGSFAEDDISAQTRQCLGNMEAVLKAAGAGLEDVVKVTVWLVRREDFRAFNAVYSEFFADCPPTRSTVCSELMVPGALIEIEAVAYLDRV; the protein is encoded by the coding sequence ATGACTATTGAAAGACTAGGGCGGCCGCCGGTACTGGCTGATGGCACCGTTGTTCCTCTGTCGCCGGCCATAAAGGCGGGAAACAATCTGTATCTATCCGGCGTTTTGCCCTTTCGCGCGGATGGAAGTTTCGCCGAAGATGATATTTCGGCCCAGACGCGACAGTGCCTTGGAAATATGGAAGCTGTGCTCAAGGCGGCTGGCGCAGGTCTCGAGGATGTGGTCAAGGTCACGGTCTGGCTGGTGCGGCGGGAAGACTTCAGGGCGTTTAATGCGGTCTACAGCGAGTTTTTCGCCGATTGTCCTCCGACGCGTTCTACGGTTTGTTCCGAGCTGATGGTTCCCGGCGCTCTTATTGAGATTGAAGCGGTCGCCTATCTTGACCGCGTTTGA